A single genomic interval of Paludisphaera rhizosphaerae harbors:
- the hemC gene encoding hydroxymethylbilane synthase: protein MTAPTNPRTIRIGTRGSRLARWQADWVADTLRNRSPGLSVELVEIKTQGDRDRNSPLAAIGGTGLFTKEIQRAVLDGAVDVAVHSLKDLPTQGPAELVLAAVPPREDVADALIAPARKTLEALPAGSRVGTGSIRRRAQILNARPDLVVTSIRGNVETRLNLALGGELDAVVLAWAGLHRLGLHHHATQRLEPPAILPAVGQGALGIECRADDQATRGLLALLDDPDAHRGVVAERRALAELEGGCMIPMAAWGRIAEDGQLHLDAAVLDPDGRTRLLASLSGDPNAADELGRRVAQALRDQGADAILNAFRAGR, encoded by the coding sequence ATGACCGCCCCCACCAACCCCCGAACGATCCGCATCGGCACCCGAGGCAGCCGCCTGGCGCGATGGCAGGCCGACTGGGTGGCCGATACCCTTCGCAACCGCAGCCCCGGCCTGTCCGTCGAACTGGTCGAGATCAAAACCCAGGGCGATCGCGACCGCAACTCGCCGCTGGCGGCCATCGGCGGCACGGGTCTGTTCACCAAGGAGATCCAGCGGGCCGTGCTCGACGGTGCGGTCGACGTCGCCGTCCACAGCCTCAAGGACCTCCCCACGCAGGGCCCCGCCGAACTCGTCCTGGCCGCGGTGCCGCCTCGCGAGGATGTGGCCGACGCCCTGATCGCGCCGGCCCGCAAGACGCTGGAGGCTCTCCCCGCCGGCTCTCGCGTGGGCACGGGCTCGATTCGACGCCGGGCGCAGATCCTCAACGCCAGGCCCGACCTGGTGGTCACGTCGATCCGGGGGAATGTCGAGACCCGGTTGAACCTGGCGCTCGGAGGCGAACTCGACGCCGTGGTCCTCGCCTGGGCCGGGTTGCATCGGCTCGGCCTGCACCACCACGCGACCCAGCGGCTGGAACCGCCCGCGATCCTGCCGGCCGTCGGCCAGGGGGCGCTCGGGATCGAGTGCCGAGCCGACGACCAGGCGACGCGCGGCCTCCTCGCTCTGCTCGACGACCCGGACGCTCATCGCGGCGTCGTCGCCGAGCGTCGGGCTCTGGCCGAGTTGGAAGGCGGCTGCATGATCCCGATGGCCGCCTGGGGACGGATTGCTGAGGACGGCCAGTTGCATCTGGACGCGGCCGTCCTCGACCCTGACGGCCGAACCCGCCTGCTGGCCTCGCTCTCGGGTGATCCCAACGCCGCCGACGAACTCGGCCGGCGCGTCGCCCAGGCCCTTCGCGATCAGGGCGCCGACGCGATCCTCAACGCCTTCCGCGCGGGGAGGTGA